From Sediminibacterium sp. TEGAF015, a single genomic window includes:
- a CDS encoding beta-N-acetylhexosaminidase produces MKKLLFISILAIAAFDALAQNSKLDISIVPLPVSHQFTDGSFSLKKTTAIELIGNDIDAKKVAEFLSSRIQTATGYEMPVKVISTVSTTPGNIRLALINDPQIGNEGYKINVTPSAVSISANKAAGLFYGMQSFLQLLPKEVERKNGLASNTKWTVPAISITDYPRFSWRGLMLDVSRHFFTKDEVKSFIDDMARYKYNVLHLHLTDDQGWRLEIKRLPELTRVGAWRPKRDGKYANTKAPDPNEPKTYGGYYTHNDIRELVKYASDRFINILPEIDVPGHSLAAIASYPYLTSTPGTYSVNAGEKFMEWPEGGHFYALVDNNLSPAKEEVYEFLDKVFTEVAELFPFPYIHMGGDEAAKNFWEKSNLIKDLMQRESLKDMNEVQSYFVKRVEKIINTKGKKLIGWDEILEGGLAPNAAVMSWRGMKGGIEAAKAGHEVVMSPTDYVYLDYMQGDPITEPLIYASLRLKKTYDFNPLPKGVDPKLILGGQGNLWTEQMTNMRTVQYMTWPRGLAIAESVWSPDEKKNWNHFVNRVEKQMERLDEAKVKYAKTMYEPIFTTAKEEDKVSVTLATEIEGVDIHYSLDDTHPDEFYPKYTAPILVPNDAATLKVVTYKNGKQVGRQINMPVAELKRRAGIK; encoded by the coding sequence ATGAAAAAACTATTATTTATTAGCATTTTAGCAATCGCAGCATTTGATGCATTAGCGCAAAATAGCAAACTTGATATTTCGATTGTTCCTTTACCGGTTAGTCACCAGTTTACTGATGGTAGCTTCTCACTTAAAAAAACAACAGCGATAGAGTTGATAGGCAATGATATTGATGCAAAAAAAGTAGCTGAATTTTTAAGTAGTCGTATACAAACAGCTACTGGATATGAGATGCCCGTAAAAGTAATTAGCACAGTTTCTACCACCCCGGGAAATATTAGGTTAGCATTAATTAACGATCCGCAAATAGGTAACGAAGGCTACAAGATAAATGTAACCCCAAGTGCAGTATCTATATCAGCTAATAAGGCTGCAGGATTATTTTACGGTATGCAAAGTTTCTTACAGTTGTTGCCAAAGGAAGTTGAAAGAAAAAATGGCCTTGCATCAAATACAAAATGGACAGTGCCTGCAATCAGTATAACTGATTACCCCCGTTTTTCCTGGAGAGGGTTAATGCTCGATGTAAGTAGACATTTTTTTACAAAAGATGAAGTGAAGAGTTTTATTGATGATATGGCTAGATATAAGTACAATGTATTGCATTTACATCTTACCGATGACCAAGGATGGAGACTTGAAATAAAGCGTTTACCTGAACTCACAAGAGTAGGTGCCTGGAGACCCAAAAGAGATGGCAAGTATGCTAATACCAAAGCTCCAGATCCGAATGAGCCCAAAACTTATGGTGGTTATTATACACATAATGATATTAGGGAACTCGTAAAATATGCCAGCGATAGGTTCATAAACATTTTACCAGAAATAGATGTCCCCGGTCATAGTTTGGCAGCAATTGCTTCTTATCCATACTTAACAAGCACACCTGGAACTTATAGCGTAAATGCAGGTGAAAAATTTATGGAATGGCCCGAGGGTGGCCATTTTTATGCATTGGTCGACAACAATCTAAGCCCTGCTAAAGAAGAAGTATATGAATTTTTAGATAAAGTATTTACAGAAGTTGCGGAATTATTCCCATTTCCCTACATACATATGGGAGGCGATGAAGCTGCAAAAAATTTTTGGGAAAAGAGCAATTTGATTAAAGATTTAATGCAGAGGGAATCTTTAAAAGACATGAATGAGGTACAAAGCTATTTTGTGAAGCGGGTAGAAAAAATCATAAATACAAAAGGAAAGAAATTAATAGGGTGGGATGAAATACTGGAAGGAGGACTTGCTCCAAATGCAGCTGTAATGAGTTGGCGCGGCATGAAAGGAGGAATTGAAGCTGCCAAAGCCGGTCATGAAGTTGTGATGTCACCAACTGATTATGTTTACCTAGATTATATGCAAGGCGATCCAATCACCGAGCCACTTATCTATGCCTCACTGCGTTTGAAAAAAACCTATGATTTTAATCCTTTACCGAAAGGCGTAGACCCTAAATTAATTTTAGGCGGACAGGGCAATCTTTGGACAGAACAGATGACGAACATGCGCACGGTACAATATATGACATGGCCTAGAGGGTTGGCTATTGCAGAGTCAGTTTGGTCTCCAGATGAAAAAAAGAATTGGAACCATTTTGTAAATCGCGTAGAAAAACAAATGGAAAGACTAGATGAAGCAAAAGTGAAATATGCTAAAACCATGTATGAGCCAATTTTCACAACAGCAAAGGAAGAAGACAAAGTAAGCGTGACGCTGGCAACAGAAATTGAAGGTGTGGATATTCACTATTCGTTGGATGATACACATCCAGATGAATTTTATCCAAAATATACGGCTCCTATTTTAGTGCCAAATGATGCAGCTACTTTAAAAGTAGTAACCTATAAAAATGGCAAACAAGTAGGGCGACAAATAAATATGCCCGTTGCTGAGTTAAAGCGTAGAGCTGGCATAAAATAA
- a CDS encoding sulfite exporter TauE/SafE family protein: MEQMWIEGIAFLVVAFLYASVGHGGASGYLALMALLNMSPLVMKPTALILNLIVSLVSFLSFYKARHFKSAMLWPLVVTSIPAAYLGSIIPVSEPLYKKILAIVLLIAVIRMLLKPPSADKISTPKWYWLSLAGAVIGLLSGMIGMGGGILLSPLLLMMGWANMQQTAAISAIFIFLNSASGMLGQLKKGFDLAPSMFIIIAFVLVGGWLGAYMGSSRFKTTELKFILALVLVLAVSKLLFVN, translated from the coding sequence ATGGAACAAATGTGGATAGAAGGAATTGCATTTTTGGTTGTAGCATTTCTATATGCATCAGTAGGGCATGGAGGAGCCAGTGGCTATCTGGCACTAATGGCGCTTTTGAATATGAGTCCATTGGTAATGAAACCAACTGCTTTGATTCTCAACTTAATTGTATCCCTAGTTTCTTTTCTGTCTTTTTATAAAGCCCGGCATTTTAAATCGGCCATGTTATGGCCATTAGTGGTTACTTCCATACCTGCTGCTTATTTAGGAAGTATAATACCTGTATCAGAACCGTTGTATAAAAAAATACTGGCCATTGTTTTGCTGATTGCTGTAATCAGAATGCTTCTGAAGCCACCATCCGCTGATAAAATTTCTACCCCTAAATGGTATTGGTTAAGTTTGGCCGGAGCAGTTATTGGATTGCTTTCAGGGATGATAGGAATGGGAGGGGGTATTTTATTGTCGCCTTTATTATTAATGATGGGTTGGGCCAATATGCAGCAAACAGCAGCAATCAGTGCTATTTTTATATTTTTGAATTCGGCATCAGGAATGCTGGGACAATTAAAAAAAGGATTTGATCTGGCACCTTCCATGTTTATCATCATTGCCTTTGTGTTAGTGGGAGGTTGGCTGGGTGCGTATATGGGCTCATCCAGATTCAAAACCACAGAACTGAAATTTATATTGGCATTAGTTCTAGTGTTGGCTGTTTCTAAATTGTTGTTTGTAAATTGA
- a CDS encoding SOS response-associated peptidase encodes MCYYNSLKLPAKKEITLKGKKKTIPATDLTVQSGFAYTSWPIIIENNAGEWEPELAHWEFIPWFIKNLGELQESRKKYNTLNATAEKLFESKLYKAAAKARRCLVLSTGFFEWRHYQRPEDKKPIAYPYYIHSANEKENLLFMAGIWQPWTDQLSGEMVHSFAIVTTEANGLMENIHNTKKRMPTILPTALAEEWISPIKENRVQEIAAYQAEAGTLRAHSIAKDFNRGIFNPLEEVEYTFLPPL; translated from the coding sequence ATGTGCTACTACAACTCACTTAAATTACCCGCAAAAAAAGAGATAACACTCAAAGGGAAGAAGAAAACAATACCGGCAACGGATTTAACAGTTCAGTCAGGTTTTGCTTATACGTCCTGGCCCATCATTATAGAGAACAACGCAGGAGAATGGGAACCCGAACTGGCACATTGGGAATTCATTCCCTGGTTCATTAAAAATCTGGGGGAGTTACAAGAAAGTAGAAAAAAATACAACACACTTAATGCCACTGCAGAAAAATTATTTGAAAGCAAATTGTATAAAGCAGCTGCTAAAGCCAGAAGATGTTTGGTATTAAGTACCGGATTCTTTGAATGGCGACATTATCAACGACCGGAAGATAAAAAACCCATCGCTTATCCCTATTATATTCATAGTGCAAACGAGAAGGAAAACTTACTATTCATGGCCGGAATCTGGCAACCCTGGACCGATCAATTGTCTGGCGAAATGGTACACAGTTTTGCCATTGTTACCACAGAGGCAAACGGGCTGATGGAAAACATTCACAACACAAAAAAGCGAATGCCCACTATATTACCAACAGCACTCGCGGAAGAATGGATTAGTCCAATTAAAGAAAACAGGGTACAGGAAATTGCTGCCTATCAGGCAGAAGCAGGAACACTAAGAGCTCATTCAATTGCTAAAGACTTTAACCGGGGCATATTCAATCCGCTGGAAGAAGTGGAGTATACATTTCTTCCACCTTTATAA
- a CDS encoding molybdenum cofactor biosynthesis protein MoaE, with protein sequence MSSKKHHSIFYQGPIPVQKIADDIQKHSTKTNIGAHSIFLGQVREDEIEGEKVVAIVYTAYEAMVEEKMAIIREQFFQKYALTCMHIYHSLGSVAVGEICLFVFTSSAHRRDAIDACNEMVETIKKELPIWGKEICANHSTVWKQNN encoded by the coding sequence ATGAGTAGTAAAAAGCACCATAGTATTTTTTATCAGGGTCCAATTCCTGTACAGAAAATAGCAGACGATATTCAGAAACATTCCACTAAAACGAATATTGGAGCACACAGCATATTCTTAGGTCAAGTGAGGGAAGATGAGATTGAGGGAGAAAAAGTAGTTGCCATAGTATATACTGCTTACGAAGCAATGGTGGAAGAAAAGATGGCGATAATTCGGGAGCAGTTTTTTCAAAAATATGCATTGACTTGTATGCATATTTACCATAGTCTCGGGTCGGTTGCAGTTGGGGAAATTTGTTTATTTGTTTTTACTTCATCTGCGCATCGCAGAGATGCCATAGATGCCTGCAATGAAATGGTAGAAACCATTAAAAAAGAACTGCCGATATGGGGTAAGGAAATCTGCGCCAATCATTCGACAGTATGGAAACAAAATAATTAA
- a CDS encoding MoaD/ThiS family protein encodes MGIKVLFFGSVTDITLVTEMALEYCADTDALVKELLSRFPALGNKKYFLALNQQVVHENCPLKQGDTIALMPPYSGG; translated from the coding sequence ATGGGTATTAAAGTATTGTTTTTTGGTTCAGTAACCGATATTACCCTGGTGACAGAAATGGCTCTGGAATACTGTGCAGATACAGATGCACTGGTAAAAGAATTACTGAGCCGTTTTCCTGCCCTTGGCAATAAAAAATATTTTCTGGCATTGAATCAACAGGTTGTTCATGAAAACTGCCCTTTGAAGCAAGGCGATACCATTGCTTTAATGCCCCCTTATTCCGGTGGATAA
- a CDS encoding aldo/keto reductase, with the protein MENNNTLSSPIAGCMRWGKWGANFTTYNYRQMIDQCLLIGVNSFDHADIYGDYTTEEEFGAALKEDKTIRPQIKLITKCGIQMVTENRPEHSIKSYNTSKKHIIRSAEQSLKNFGTDYLDVLLIHRPDPLLHPEEVAEAIQSLQIQGKVRAFGVSNFLPHQVNMLRKWVPIAYNQIEVSIICTAPFTNGILDNCIENDIVPMAWAPLGGGLLTDDLHPHFRSISHAAQLLSEKYAMGLNEMLIAWLNTHTAGIVPVIGTTKSERLDQAKKAASIKLTREDWFFLMKAATGEDVA; encoded by the coding sequence ATGGAAAATAATAATACATTGAGTAGCCCAATTGCAGGCTGCATGCGCTGGGGTAAATGGGGTGCGAATTTTACTACTTACAATTATCGACAGATGATTGATCAGTGTTTACTCATTGGGGTAAATAGTTTTGATCATGCTGATATATACGGGGATTATACTACAGAGGAAGAATTTGGAGCTGCTTTAAAAGAAGATAAAACCATCCGCCCACAAATTAAGCTGATTACCAAATGTGGGATTCAGATGGTTACCGAAAACCGGCCAGAGCACTCCATCAAATCCTACAATACCAGCAAAAAACATATAATTCGCTCAGCAGAGCAATCACTAAAAAATTTTGGTACCGATTATCTGGATGTACTCCTGATTCATCGTCCCGATCCTTTATTGCATCCGGAAGAAGTTGCTGAAGCCATACAATCCCTACAGATTCAGGGGAAGGTCAGAGCTTTTGGTGTATCGAACTTTCTTCCACACCAAGTGAATATGCTAAGGAAGTGGGTTCCGATTGCTTACAACCAAATAGAAGTATCCATCATTTGTACTGCTCCCTTTACCAATGGTATTTTAGATAACTGCATCGAAAACGACATTGTACCGATGGCCTGGGCTCCTTTGGGTGGCGGATTGTTAACAGATGACCTACATCCGCATTTTAGAAGCATTTCGCATGCTGCTCAGTTGCTTTCAGAAAAATATGCCATGGGACTCAATGAAATGTTGATTGCCTGGCTAAATACGCATACAGCTGGTATAGTTCCTGTAATTGGAACAACTAAATCTGAAAGACTGGATCAGGCAAAAAAAGCAGCTTCCATCAAACTGACCAGAGAAGACTGGTTCTTCTTAATGAAAGCTGCCACGGGTGAAGATGTTGCTTAA
- the moaCB gene encoding bifunctional molybdenum cofactor biosynthesis protein MoaC/MoaB: MVNITYKSNTLRKAIAEASVLVSSQDTIDAIVQKKVPKGDVFSFAKVAALFGVKKTSEMIPDCHPLPVEYTDVRFTIKDLRVVIEVEVHTIYKTGVEVEAMHGASVAALTLYDMLKPIDKNVSIQEIKLQAKTGGKSDKKKYADKGLNAAVIVCSDTIAAGNAEDSAGKVVVEALEALGVAVPIYSVIPDEAESIRNVVLDNTNSENQLLILVGGTGVSPRDITPDILQPMLQKELPGIMEAARNYGQNRMPYAMLSRSVAGLIGNTLVMSFPGSLSGANEYMAALFPQILHVFDVIKGSRHSL, encoded by the coding sequence ATGGTTAATATCACATATAAGTCAAATACCCTTCGCAAAGCCATTGCTGAAGCTTCGGTATTAGTGTCTAGTCAGGATACCATTGATGCTATTGTTCAGAAGAAAGTGCCAAAAGGGGATGTTTTTTCTTTTGCTAAAGTGGCTGCCTTATTTGGGGTGAAAAAAACAAGTGAGATGATACCCGATTGTCATCCGCTTCCAGTTGAGTATACCGATGTGCGTTTTACCATTAAGGACTTAAGGGTAGTGATTGAAGTAGAAGTGCATACCATTTATAAAACAGGTGTTGAAGTAGAAGCCATGCATGGTGCTTCTGTTGCCGCACTCACTTTATACGATATGCTCAAACCCATTGACAAAAATGTCAGCATTCAGGAAATTAAACTGCAGGCTAAAACTGGCGGTAAGTCTGATAAGAAGAAGTATGCAGATAAAGGATTGAATGCAGCTGTAATTGTTTGTTCCGATACCATTGCAGCTGGCAATGCAGAAGATAGCGCGGGTAAAGTAGTAGTGGAAGCGTTGGAAGCATTGGGGGTAGCCGTACCAATATATAGTGTTATTCCGGATGAAGCAGAATCTATCAGAAATGTTGTACTAGATAATACAAATTCGGAAAATCAGTTGTTGATTTTAGTTGGAGGAACAGGTGTTTCCCCCAGGGATATTACACCGGATATTCTACAACCCATGTTGCAGAAAGAATTGCCCGGGATTATGGAAGCTGCCAGAAATTATGGACAAAACCGTATGCCTTATGCAATGCTATCCAGAAGTGTAGCAGGCCTGATTGGTAATACGCTAGTGATGAGCTTCCCTGGATCCCTTTCAGGGGCCAATGAATACATGGCAGCTTTATTCCCCCAGATATTGCATGTATTTGATGTAATAAAAGGGAGCCGTCATAGCTTATAA
- the gap gene encoding type I glyceraldehyde-3-phosphate dehydrogenase — MSTVKVAINGFGRIGRLVFRQIYNMKGIDVVAINDLTSPAVLAHLLKYDSAQGRFDATVTSTEDSIIVNGETVKIYAQKDPSQIPWGTHGVDVVIESTGFFTDKDKAAAHLAAGAKRVVISAPATGDLKTVVYNVNHSILDGSETIISCASCTTNCLAPMAKVLNDQFGIQTGIMTTIHAYTNDQNTLDAPHPKGDLRRARAAAANIVPNSTGAAKAIGLVLPELKGKLDGSAQRVPTITGSLTELVSILNKKVTAEEVNAAMKAAANESFGYNEDEIVSTDIIGTHFGSLFDATQTKVMTVGDAQIVKTVSWYDNEMSYVSQLVRTVNYFAGLISK, encoded by the coding sequence ATGAGTACAGTAAAAGTGGCTATTAACGGTTTCGGAAGAATCGGTCGTCTGGTGTTTCGTCAGATTTACAATATGAAGGGAATTGATGTGGTTGCTATTAATGACCTGACTAGTCCAGCGGTTTTAGCTCATTTATTGAAGTACGACAGTGCACAAGGGCGTTTTGATGCAACTGTTACTTCTACAGAAGATTCGATTATAGTAAACGGCGAAACAGTAAAAATATATGCCCAGAAAGATCCTTCTCAAATTCCTTGGGGAACCCACGGAGTTGATGTAGTGATTGAGTCAACTGGTTTCTTTACTGACAAAGACAAAGCAGCTGCACATTTGGCTGCTGGTGCTAAGCGTGTTGTAATTTCTGCACCTGCAACTGGTGATTTAAAAACAGTTGTATACAATGTAAACCACAGTATTCTAGATGGTTCTGAAACCATCATTTCTTGTGCGTCTTGTACTACAAACTGTTTGGCTCCTATGGCGAAAGTATTGAATGATCAGTTTGGTATCCAGACCGGTATTATGACTACCATACACGCATATACAAACGATCAGAATACCTTAGATGCTCCACATCCAAAAGGTGACTTAAGAAGAGCAAGAGCTGCTGCTGCTAATATTGTTCCAAACAGTACAGGTGCTGCTAAAGCAATTGGTTTAGTGTTACCAGAACTTAAGGGAAAATTAGACGGAAGTGCACAGCGTGTTCCAACCATCACTGGTTCTTTAACTGAATTGGTTTCTATCTTGAATAAGAAAGTAACTGCTGAAGAAGTAAATGCTGCAATGAAAGCTGCTGCTAACGAAAGCTTTGGTTACAATGAAGACGAAATTGTGAGCACCGATATTATTGGTACTCATTTTGGTTCATTATTCGATGCAACTCAAACCAAAGTGATGACCGTTGGTGATGCACAAATTGTGAAAACCGTTAGCTGGTACGATAATGAAATGAGCTATGTAAGCCAGTTGGTAAGAACTGTAAATTATTTTGCAGGCCTAATCAGCAAATAA
- a CDS encoding molybdopterin molybdotransferase MoeA has protein sequence MLTVKEAKQALYSKVRTLHPVSIPLAESTGMVIAEDVKSPIDMPGFLQSSMDGYAVNCFTTDQLLPLQDELPAGSNRALTLAEGKAIKVFTGGPVPAGATWVVQKEWVEEKNDGIIIRQAKQETGLNIRMAGSSIQKDAIVIRKGTCLHAYQIAMLASLGITSVSVFPAPKIALIITGNELIRPGNLLEYGQVYESNSIGLTAALKQLGVHQVKLTWVKDILADTKAAIDKALEWADLILLTGGVSVGDYDYVAEAARQAGVEVLFHGVKQKPGKPLYAGQLTEKLIIGLPGNPGSVLHCFQQYVKPVIQLTMGMQLAPEQQVKLAHEFEKNTPLDFFVKASLQNGEVTILEGQASYQVGAFSVANCWVELPAEEFRFPKGHLVTVYLF, from the coding sequence ATGTTAACAGTAAAAGAAGCAAAACAGGCATTGTACAGTAAGGTCAGGACTTTACATCCTGTTAGCATTCCGCTGGCGGAATCTACTGGTATGGTGATTGCAGAAGATGTGAAGAGTCCGATAGATATGCCCGGATTTCTGCAATCATCCATGGATGGATATGCAGTGAATTGTTTTACAACTGATCAGTTGTTGCCCCTGCAGGATGAATTGCCAGCAGGTAGCAATCGAGCGTTAACACTTGCTGAGGGAAAAGCAATTAAAGTATTTACAGGTGGGCCAGTACCTGCTGGTGCTACCTGGGTAGTACAGAAAGAATGGGTGGAAGAAAAAAATGACGGGATAATTATACGTCAGGCAAAGCAGGAGACTGGACTGAATATCAGAATGGCCGGATCCTCCATTCAAAAAGATGCGATTGTTATTCGCAAAGGTACCTGCCTGCATGCTTACCAGATTGCTATGTTGGCGAGTTTAGGTATAACTTCTGTCTCTGTTTTTCCGGCTCCGAAGATTGCATTGATTATTACAGGTAATGAGTTAATTAGGCCCGGAAATTTACTTGAATATGGTCAGGTATACGAATCCAATTCAATTGGATTAACTGCTGCCTTAAAACAATTAGGGGTTCATCAAGTAAAGTTGACATGGGTAAAAGATATTTTAGCGGATACAAAAGCCGCGATTGATAAAGCCTTGGAATGGGCAGATCTTATTTTGTTAACGGGTGGAGTTAGCGTTGGAGACTATGATTATGTTGCCGAGGCAGCAAGGCAAGCTGGTGTTGAAGTCCTTTTTCATGGGGTGAAGCAGAAACCTGGTAAGCCTTTATATGCAGGACAATTAACTGAAAAACTTATCATTGGCTTGCCGGGTAATCCTGGCTCGGTATTGCATTGTTTTCAACAATATGTAAAACCGGTTATTCAGTTGACAATGGGGATGCAGCTTGCACCTGAGCAACAAGTGAAATTGGCGCACGAGTTTGAAAAAAATACGCCACTTGATTTTTTTGTGAAAGCATCTTTGCAAAATGGGGAAGTAACCATCTTAGAAGGGCAGGCTTCCTATCAGGTTGGTGCATTTTCTGTGGCCAACTGCTGGGTTGAATTGCCTGCAGAAGAATTTCGGTTTCCCAAGGGCCACTTAGTTACGGTTTATTTATTCTAA
- a CDS encoding phosphoglycerate kinase: MASPFESYHFAGKKALIRVDFNVPLDKQTYAIGDDNRMRAAIPTIVKILNDGGSVILMSHLGRPKEGPETKSSLIHITGHLQSLLTKAMGKEVLVQFANDCIGQEAIDKSAALQGGEVLLLENLRFYKEEEKGDAAFAEKLSKLGDVYVNDAFGTAHRAHASTAVIAQFFAPGNKMFGLLMEGEVKAAELVLHKAEKPFTAIIGGAKVSDKILIIENLLERATDIIIGGGMAYTFMKAKGGAIGKSLCEDDRLSTALEILEKAAAKGVNIHLPVDSLVADNFAADANTQVAESNQVPDGWMGLDIGPKAIDSFTAAITRSKTILWNGPMGVFEMEKFQAGTKAIAIAVAEATAKGAYSLVGGGDSVAAVNQFGFADQVSYVSTGGGAMLEYFEGKVLPGIAAISNS, encoded by the coding sequence ATGGCAAGTCCTTTTGAATCGTATCATTTTGCTGGAAAGAAAGCATTAATCCGTGTAGACTTTAATGTCCCCCTAGATAAACAAACATATGCTATTGGCGATGACAATCGCATGCGTGCAGCTATTCCCACAATCGTTAAAATCTTAAATGATGGTGGATCTGTTATTTTAATGAGCCATTTGGGGCGTCCAAAAGAAGGGCCTGAAACCAAAAGTTCTTTAATTCATATTACCGGCCATTTGCAATCCCTCCTTACTAAAGCAATGGGCAAAGAAGTGTTGGTTCAGTTTGCCAACGATTGCATTGGACAAGAAGCCATTGATAAATCTGCTGCTTTGCAGGGAGGAGAAGTTTTGTTATTGGAAAATCTCCGCTTCTATAAAGAAGAAGAAAAAGGAGATGCGGCATTTGCTGAGAAATTGAGCAAATTAGGGGATGTGTATGTAAATGATGCTTTTGGAACCGCACACCGCGCTCATGCATCTACAGCAGTGATTGCGCAGTTTTTTGCACCGGGCAATAAAATGTTTGGCCTATTAATGGAAGGAGAAGTAAAAGCTGCAGAACTAGTATTGCACAAAGCAGAGAAACCATTTACTGCAATAATTGGCGGAGCCAAAGTGAGCGATAAAATTTTGATAATTGAAAATTTACTGGAAAGAGCAACCGATATTATTATCGGGGGCGGTATGGCATATACATTTATGAAAGCTAAAGGTGGAGCCATTGGTAAGAGCCTCTGCGAAGACGATCGTTTGAGTACAGCACTTGAAATATTGGAAAAAGCTGCGGCGAAAGGTGTAAATATTCATTTGCCGGTTGATAGTTTAGTTGCAGATAATTTTGCTGCTGATGCCAATACACAGGTAGCAGAAAGTAATCAGGTTCCTGATGGATGGATGGGGCTAGATATTGGTCCGAAAGCTATTGATTCATTTACTGCGGCAATTACCCGTTCAAAAACCATTTTATGGAATGGACCAATGGGTGTATTTGAAATGGAAAAATTTCAGGCAGGTACAAAAGCGATTGCAATTGCAGTTGCAGAAGCCACTGCAAAAGGAGCCTATAGTTTAGTGGGCGGAGGCGATAGCGTAGCGGCAGTTAATCAGTTTGGTTTTGCCGATCAGGTAAGTTATGTAAGTACAGGAGGAGGCGCCATGCTGGAATATTTTGAAGGCAAAGTTTTACCAGGCATTGCTGCTATTTCCAATAGCTAA
- a CDS encoding ThiF family adenylyltransferase, with protein MTDFNRYKRQMILPGFGADTQQKLAEAKVLIVGMGGLGCPVLQYLAGAGVGTIGIMDADQVSLSNLHRQLLYDESDIGQLKVIAAAQKIKKLNAGIQIVEYSYRLTKENAFSIIGLYDWIVDATDNFGAKYLINDVCVLLNKTWIYGAVTGYEGQVAVLNNRQMPGPVHYRHLFPVQPLPNEFASCEETGVIGVLPGIIGTMQAAEAIKLITGLGGTIKQSLHNYHYLSGRWYEIALTANPNSPIIDESFFHKTNYETACMNEADELEDIDINEIDVRQLLDIQKQPGHFILDVRELHEYPRVDFVHAQIPMSVLKESLDQLPQQPIYIICHQGIRSVYAAQYIKLHKGVETYSIKGGLTAYFNAVNNE; from the coding sequence ATGACAGATTTCAATCGTTATAAAAGACAAATGATTCTGCCAGGATTTGGTGCAGATACCCAGCAAAAATTAGCGGAGGCAAAAGTATTGATTGTGGGTATGGGAGGATTGGGATGTCCCGTGTTGCAGTATCTGGCCGGAGCTGGAGTTGGAACGATTGGTATTATGGATGCAGACCAGGTAAGCCTTAGTAATCTGCATCGTCAGTTATTATATGATGAATCGGATATTGGACAGCTGAAGGTTATTGCAGCCGCTCAGAAAATAAAGAAACTCAATGCAGGTATTCAAATTGTTGAATATTCTTATCGGCTAACTAAGGAAAATGCTTTTTCCATCATTGGTTTATATGATTGGATAGTAGATGCTACCGATAATTTTGGTGCTAAATACTTGATCAATGATGTATGTGTACTGCTAAATAAAACATGGATTTATGGCGCTGTTACTGGTTATGAAGGACAGGTTGCTGTTTTGAATAATAGGCAAATGCCAGGGCCTGTTCACTATCGCCATCTGTTTCCAGTGCAACCGTTGCCCAATGAATTTGCGAGTTGTGAAGAAACGGGTGTAATAGGAGTGTTGCCTGGTATAATTGGAACCATGCAGGCAGCAGAAGCTATTAAATTGATAACTGGGTTGGGTGGTACAATTAAGCAAAGCCTACACAACTATCATTATTTATCGGGAAGATGGTATGAAATTGCATTAACCGCTAATCCTAATTCGCCAATCATTGACGAGTCCTTTTTTCATAAAACGAATTATGAAACAGCATGTATGAATGAAGCTGATGAACTGGAAGACATCGATATTAACGAAATAGATGTTAGGCAATTACTTGATATTCAGAAACAGCCAGGTCATTTTATTTTGGATGTAAGAGAATTGCATGAATATCCGCGGGTAGATTTTGTACATGCACAGATTCCCATGTCTGTATTAAAGGAATCTTTGGATCAGCTTCCTCAACAGCCTATTTACATTATTTGTCATCAGGGTATAAGAAGTGTTTATGCAGCACAATACATTAAATTGCATAAAGGGGTTGAAACCTACAGTATCAAAGGTGGATTAACCGCCTATTTTAATGCAGTAAATAATGAGTAG